Genomic window (Rosa chinensis cultivar Old Blush chromosome 6, RchiOBHm-V2, whole genome shotgun sequence):
TAGTACGATTAGTACGTGAAGCCACTTCCTCTATTCGATGATCGAATGATTCCAATCAATAACATTAGAAATTGTTTTCACGTGTAAAGACTAAAGGCGGAGCTGTTGCTTTTGCATCTGTATTGGATATTCCACATCGGTCGTAAAGAAAGAAGACCAGCTTGAATAATAAGCCCAAGAGGACCAAGACCTCGACCGTACCTTTTAATCAAATCATTTCCAAGACTTAATTCCTGTCCTAGCTACTTAAAAATTATCTTTCAACGTATTTACAACTGGAATTTCAATTGAATACCACTTAATAATATTGGTTAGtttaaactatatatatatatacatatatatatatatatatacatatatatatatatatatatatatttggataGGAGAGGTAGTCCACCAGTTTAGAAACAGTATGAACCACATATGATCCGCAAGAACTCAGTTAACATTTGGGTATAGCGTCAATTATCACGTCAGAGTAGTTAGACCTCATAAGCATCCGACAGTGAGGCCTCATGATGACCCAGACTCTTAGGAAGCTGACACCTTCATCAGCGTCACATGAATCCCACAGAACTTCAGTATACAACAACTTACCAATGAGGTACTTATGAATATTGGGGCTCGAAGTTGGATGGAGTTCCATTCAAGCAAATGCCTTGTCATTCCTAACAACCCTCGTTGGCGACTaactactatatatatatatatatatacacacacacacacacacacacatacatacacacGTGTGTGTGTGGATGGTTATGTACTTCTACTGAAAGAAAATCAATGGTTTGCAACATAATTGTATATACACTCTCGATCACTTTATATTATTCCACGAGCACTTCAATTTTACCATTTATGTCGATCCATGACTACATTACAAATAGCTAGCCCTAGTTAGTCCATGAACATTGATGCACCGCTTTTAATATACCTGAATTATTTCCATATATATGCATCCTCTCTCAGTCTTGAATGGATGGTTAAATATTACACCCTTTTAATATTTAGTTTGCTCATCAATAATAATAAAGATGAGTCAAATTCACACTCTCCATTTTACGATCTACacttcatattttctttttattatcttaattaacatcaaacattttataATTCACATTGGAGAAAGACAAAACTTAAgataccaaaaataaaaacttatagTGTGGAGTGCATGTTGTAGAATGGGGAGTGAATTTCCCTCataatattattgatatcataTATAACTGATTTATAAAAGAGGTCTGTTCGATCAGCAATACGTGTTATACAACATCCAATACCAGATGATATATAGATAATACCAGTGTGATATAACTTCATCCCACATTTAAAAAAGTAGCCACTAACTAACAAtaagaacacacacacacacaaattacTAATTAGAATATATAACCAGCTCCAGTTCTTCAAACTACGAGAATATTTATATACACAGAAGAGCAGTTTACAACTCTGAAAGGACATAGATATCAATAGACAGAAACTTGAAAAAACAGGAGAAAGGCCACATGGATAATGGATCTATTCGATCTTTGATATATATCTATCTCTAGCTCTAACTTGTTAACTAATTAATTTATAAAGATACAGCAATTCGGTCACCATTTTGGGATgggaggatgaggatgaggcTGGTCTAAAATATTAAATCTTCCTGCAGAAATTGCAGCAGCAAGAGCAGTTGTGAAATTGGGATCTTTTGTCAACGAAGAAGCCATCTGTTGGACCAAAAGCTGTTGGAAAGTAGTAGCCTTCTCTTCATAAATATCATCGGAAGCTTGCCTTCCTTGATTCGGTTTGTAACCAAATGATGAACCCGGTTCTGTTGAACTGTCAAGTACAGATGACGACGACATAGACATAGACACGGTAGTAGGActtgaagatggtgatgatgatctCTTGGGTGCCAAACTAATACTGGAATGATCATGACGTAATGGTAGGGCAGTAGTAATTAGATTTCGACCTTGGCCTTGATGATCACCGTGATCTATTGTTATTACTTGAGGTTCGGCGGGGAGTATGTGGTTGTGTTCCCCTTCATATGTAGCCACTAATAGGCATGGATTTTCCGCACTTTTTTGAACCTGATCGTAGAAAATATCAAAGCAACAATTAAGAATTAGTTTTCATATGTTGTTTTTGAATTTCAAGCTCTGCTACAAAGTAAACAAGGAAAAAGTGAGGGAGGTTAATTAATTAGATACGAATAAGTATATACGTACCTTCTTTTTAACTGGGCAAGTTGGGGCAAAAGAGCACTTGTAGTAAGCCCTAGGAGAAGGATTATCTCTGGTGACCTTTTGACCATATTTCCTCCATTGATATCCATCCTTCACAATCTGTAagtaattaacaaattaaacaaGAGAAAGTAACAAAGCTAAGCTCTTAATTAGTGGATCGGAAGATTTCCAATTGTAAGTACATGAACATAATTAAGCCCATGCACTAGGTCCTCGCCTACTAGGTGCAGCTTAATTATATATGGCAATACAAAGTATAAATGTTTAGGGCTAGCTCAATTACCAGGCGCGTATCAGAGACATCAGTGCGAACATAAACCCTAGAAATCTTCAAGTTGACGTTGCTCATCTCCTTGGGCCTTTTGTATGCTTCTTCGTCACTGGAGCTTGTCTCCCCAGTACTTGTATTTGTAGTAAATCCAATCATATTGACGTTATTGCAGTAGTCTTGATGATCATCAACTGGTGACTTTCTCTTCTTGATCAAGCAGTTATTTCCTAAGATCATCGACTCGTTCTCAGAGGCCAGCTGTTTGGTGGTCATCAACTCCTTTACATGAGCTTCCAGAGAGTTGTAATTCTCGCATAGTACAGTTAGCATCTCAGTCAGTTTCTTGTTCTCCAAACTTATTCTATTTAACTCCTGAGCCATTAATACACTACCACCTGCACCTGCCTGCTTCAACATTCATAGAAAGAACATGCTTAATTAGTACAATAATGAGACCGATTTGTAGAACTAATTAACAACCAACAGCTGTCTAAGATAAATTATCAAATACTCTCACCTCCTGTTTCACTGATCGTAGGTtgctttcaaatatatcatattCTCCTTCAAACTCTCCTACTTTTTTCTGATGGATATCCAAGTAGATGAATGAGTACTTATAATTTCCATCAGGTTATTACATAATTAACAAGAAAAGCTGAAAGACGTACAACATATCAGAAAATGATCTGAAGACATGAAAGCATTAGATATATGGTACTCACCGTGATAGTCGGTACAGGAGGTTGACCTTCGTCCATGGCTTGGAGTGAGTCGTTAGCAACAAGATTGAGGCCAAGAGAAGTGTTCACCCACGTTGAAGAATCCATGAATTGAAGTAATTTTGACTCTGGAGCTATATATCTTGGCTAGTTAGCTTGACGCTCTCCACCGGAGGTAAACTGCTCAGGACTGTTCTAAGGGTGTAGCTGAGGCTGAGCAGTGCATATATAAGCTAGCTAGGTTGGGGATAAGACCGGACTGAGAGGCAGGCCTGATATCACAGGAATTAATTAATGGTGGGAGGGAAAACGCGAGGAAAGAgcggagatggagatggagttgGCGATATGGGAAGCCAAGAATTAATTGTATTCAATTACATGTCGGTATATATCAAAGTCTTGGTAGTGATCAAGGTCAAGGTCAAGCCTCAACTTGCGACAAACAAGATAAAAAGTAGTCGGAGGATAGTTAGATTTAGCCTATATGCAATGCACGCATACATGAATAAGTGGTTGGCAGGGCCGCTCCAGCAATAAGTCTAAATTCGATATATCCATCTTTATCAACAATATTGACTCGTCAAAAGCTACACAACACTCTGGGACGGCGGAACACGGTTTTGAAAGGTCTTGGACCTACCCGACCACCTAGCTTCAACCTTCAACCAACCCTAGACTTTTCTATCTTCtctcctcttctcttctcttctcttctcttcgatCTGCACCTCAATTTGTATATATTCAGCTCCATCTATCTACGTGTTTCTCCTCTTCTTTAGTTGTCTCCATACGCTggtaatttattaaataaagaagaagaagaagaagaagaagaagaagaatagatcCAGATCTAGCTAAGATATATGTAATATTCAAGCATATACCATATATCCCGTTTCCTGGTTACTTCCTACTTCATTATATCATATGGTCAATTCCATACTACATATGCTAGCTCTTAAACACGTCGtagatatgagagagagagagagagagagagagagtcacaCGATGTGAAATGAAAATCCCATTTTTAACTAATTTATTTGCTGTGTGAAAAGAATTAAATTTTTTAGAATGCATATGCAACTAGTGCAGACGAACATTATGGGGTATTATATCTTATGACCAAAACATCATGTGTTATAGTAAGGGGTTTTGGCTCAAATATGATCAAATAGCATAAGTCGAAATGCAATTTTGTTAAAAAATGAGATTTCTGATGTTCATGCAAGTCTACTACTAAAACATGTCTCAGTGATCAAAAATTCACCTAATATGTACCTCAAAAAGTAATAACTAGACTTATTAAATGAAACACTACAAGTTGGTGATTTTGTGATCGTTCCTCATAAATATCATAGATCTATATTGAAAAAACTTATGAAATTCCAAAGACTATTGTGATGTCTCAGCAATAGAAAATCCACCTAATACGTACCTCAAAAAGTAATAACTAGCTAGACTTACTAAATGAAACACACTAAAACTTGGTGATTTTGTGATCGTTCCTCATAAATATCATAGATCTATATTGAGAAAACTTATGAAATTCCAACGACTATTGTGATGTTATAAGGTCATTATATGCATTCccgaatgaaaataaaaaattagttcATTTAAAAATTAGTTTGAGGTTCATATATTAAGCATAAGAATCATTTCTCGATTATCAGATCTATATTGATGTTAACGATATCAGATGGATATTAAGTTAACAAGTTGCATACATTGTATATATAAGTGCAACATGATTGGATAGTATTTATACCGATACACGTACATATGCATGTCTCAACACTATAAACAGttggagagattattcagagcaccgtcgtgcacttgcaccaacataaatgaatggttagattgcattaaatacactttttgtttattaaaaataaagtttataataaatatcaagggttgagattattttataagggttgggtcacttacaccgtcggtgcatagaataatttccaaaacagtTGTAGATAGACGTAACACGAATTCCACACGCCTGGAATATTAATCGATCACATGAAATTgatatatcaagggttgagattattttataagggttgggtcacttacaccgtcggtgcatagaataatttccaaaacagtTGTAGATAGACGTAACACGAATTCCACACGCCTGGAATATTAATCGATCACATGAATTTGATGCTTGACTAACTAACGATATAAATATTAATTTGATGTTACTCTACCGACCTTTGACTTAAATAGTTAATCGACCTACAGTTATATTACTACTGTCAAATgtgaactagctagctagcaagttGTCAAATTGGATTGCCGGAAAACCGAAAATGTGACACTAGCTGCTTGTCTCACTCTCTTCTATGTCGACTGGACTAATTAGTCAGATAGATTATtgattaattgttttttttttaaaaagattaTGGATTAATTGTTATCACTAGCCAGACAAAtgattttacttagttatcatTACTTTTGTAATTGTTTTGACTAATTAACGATGTTACTGTACTTGTATGTTGCCGGTGGAGTTCCACAAAGACAACAAATTAAACTCGACCATATAAACTTACAATCTCTAACGAACAAAAACTAGATCGAGCTCCCATATTCTAAATCCAAACACAACAACTCTGTCATAGATTCGGATGCGAAAATGACTAGAATCCCATATTCAAATTCAAACCGACTCTAAAATACTATTTCCAGTTGATGTATTTTCCAGTGGTAACATGATGGGAAAACTGTGAGTATGGAAGTTATGCTATGCTGTAATCGAGTTGCAGATCGAGTTATAtatctttccgttgtgtgaccactgtaaagcaaatagagttgcctgcagagcgctctttgctagttggtgcgtaATTGAATACAATTATTTAGTAGAGAgtcatgatattatttcaggatgttctctaggtGCCTATGGTAATCAGGGATTTAGGCTCCATGTTCCCCCCTTGTGTTCGATAGTTTCATTAGtaaaggcttgagggcagccgcaccatctctttattaaaaaaaaaaaaactatttcgCTTTTGATATTCTCTAGCTTGTTGCATGAGCCCATGAAATTAAACTTAGAATAAGACCTTGTAGgtctatatatttatatactcTAAATCTTTATATTGACATGACACAAGATTTTCCTAATTTAAGAGTCCCGGAGTGATTTAAAGTCGAGGCATTAGTCGTGATGCATGCTTGTTATTAAACCAATAAGTGTTGGTAACTtggtatataactatatatcaTTTTCGTAAGACAAAGGAAGATGGATATATTATACTGATTCATGGAAAGATGTCACACTTGCAGTCAGTAGTATATAGAAGAGTAGTTTCTTAGTCTTTTCTAAACGATCTTGAAAGAGACTATCAAGCTATAGCTCGATCAATTGACATTAACCAAGCAAGCAACCGTGTATACATAAGTTAGTCAAGCCTCAAAGTCACGTGATCGATTAATATTCCAGGCGTGTGGAATTCGTGTTACGTATCTACAACTATTTATAGTGTTGACTGTTGAGACTTGAATACTTATGTATATCGGTATAAATACTATCCAATTACATGTTGCACTTATATATACAACGTCTGCAACTTGTTAACTTAATTTCTTTCAAGTTTCCACGAAAGAGCACCTCAATTCCCAATATAGAATTAGAtcgaatatatatgtatggaaACTTGATCATAAATACTAGCGTATATAAATGAATCTAagtttactcaaaaaaaaaaaaaaagaatctaaGTTTGAATGTAGAGTTTATTATGTGAGATGATCGAAGTAAGTAAGAAGTTACATATGCATGCATGCTGATTAGAtaatctttagcaatgctagccgtttttgagttaaattttagccaaagtagctaaaaagtcattttggctagccacttttgaaatacgtctgcatcagtgctctctattttagtttttttttttttttttttttaaattaattaattaatttatttttaataataaaCTGGTTACAATGAATTTGGGCACCATCTCTTACACATAAATGgccactagacttcacactggaactctataatgaTTGACTAAAGGAGCCAGAAGGGCTCCGACTAAAAAAACTTGCACACTAACTATATGGCAAAGACAACATGCGCAGGAGCAGTGGATCCTTAATACTAaactttgtcaacactaactcgccacccaAAGTCCACCTGACCtgcctttgatcgaccaagtTAACACTCGTTGTGACTTCGGACCCGACCAAAGTGAATTGCTGGACAGTCGGACATGGGACTAAAGTAAACCCAACACCGTCACCACCCTAATGTCAACACCGTCAATCCACTGATGTTCCAAATCGCCATCGCCTCCGACTCGAAACCAGAAAGGaacgacccactagaaggccaaggatgattgtctatgccatGGCTAGACTTTTTCGCCATCActgctgacccaactccagaatAGGAACGACCCTCTAGAAGGCCAAAGAGAATATTGTCTCTGCCACAACTTGCAGTGCACCCGACCCAACAACTAATACCTAACACAACTAGAACACCTGCTAGTACcacaaaccaaaaccctaaaccataagccctaacccaaattggtagggacttattgctcgcATAATGCGCAATAAAGTTAAACAACATAAATAagtaaaaacataaaagaaattaaaacctAAGGCCAGGCCCAAACTTGAGACCCAACTCCATTTTCAGCCCACAGTAGGCCCACTACAGCAAAGTTTGGGCCTAACGTCACACAGGCCCGAGGTCGATCCAAACGAGCAGGAAACCATCGCTGTCGCACCACCTCTCCCACCGGACCACCGCCACCACGATCGGAGCCACGAACAAACACACCGCCGCTCTCCGCACACTTCACCACCACCTCAGCACCACCACTCCCCCAAAGCCAGATCGGGAACGAACCATCCATCACCCCCGATCTGGGGTTTCCTGTCCCAGACCAGCCATCAGACCAGACTAGATCAGAGGTAAGATCCCATCCGATCGGATTCCACCTAGCGAAGCCTGCAAAGATCAAGGCAACCCCGTTCAGCCAACCACCAGCAGACCCTCCAAGCCAGATCGGTCCAGCCTCCCCCTCCAAGACGTCCCCGTACGGCTCCTCCGTCTAACTTCGACCAGGTGCGCACCTTCCGATCCTCCTACCAAATCTCGACTGGCCAAAAGCCCTGCATCTCATTGTTCGAACCCGAAAACCTGTTGACCAAGGACCAGATGCCACTATTTGCCGATAAACAGCAACAAGGCTACCTGTCCAGCAACAACGTCCGTAGAACGCGTCGCCGGACGAGTGAGAAAAGCTTTGAGAGGGATTCACTTgcggctagggtttttttttatgttagcTAGTGGAATCAGATATTAAGTCTCTAATTTAGCTGCTCTCTGTTTTAGTTAGCttcgaatttatattattttttaaatgaagattaaattgtttaaatatatttataaattacataaaataactcaaagaaaatgttttaaattatagagagcctcatctcgctctctatatttatgagcaagatagctaaaagttataatagagagccacgaGTATCTTTaacaatgctagccatttttgagtcaaattttacctaaagtagctaaaaagtcattttggctagccactttagaaatacgcatgtatcagtgctctctattttagctaattttgaatttacattatttgttaaaggaatattaaatagtttaaatgtatttataaattacataaaataactcaaaatgaatgttttaaattatagagagtctcatctggatctctatatttaggagcgagatagttaaaagttataatagagagtcacttaggagtctggtgcagcagCTACATTATATGaaaagttaaacatgctctctaaaatagctaaggagcaaGAATAGAGAGCCTGCTAAAAATGCTATTTAATGAATTAAATTAAAGTTACTTGAGTCACTTAGACTATACATGAGATATTTAGTTTGTGATCAAATGCATGCAGTTCTTGATGTAAACTTCTATCGATGATTTCTCACAATATATCACCACATGCATGCTGATTAATGAATCAAATAAACTAATACGATAAAGGTCAAGCTAGCTATTGAAATGATCCTGCTCGATCATGGGAATTGCACCGTacattaaataaattaatatgcGTGTTTCGATCGACGTCATGCATggttaaaaattaaaatgatgACAAGTTACAAGTTCCTTAATTAGCACAGTAGCATTCAGATTTTAGCACCATGCTGTGTTTAGAAATTAGCTTATATTACTTGGtttttgtttgagcccaaaaataattttgacaagatcttttagtggatttagcatagcaggCTGATACCtgtggcccaaaaataagtctacttggaattgagttacagcttcgcccattccgaaacccataaggaaaacgagcccttattggagtcaggtAGCGGAGATTAAATAgggaacttcaatcaataatctttttatggcaaggaacagtcgaaaccctcggtataaataccaggtttcaaggacaaatcaAGGaaaactctcaaatcaatcGATCCCTCggattatcaagcctccccggagcaaaccttcaatcTCGTTGAAACCcagcgaccgtacttccagtcctagtctctccaagagccgactgttagtgctactgccaccgatactaccagcgaagcaagggtaacgccctcgcagcccccgcgaagctaaagtcacgttTTAGCAAACCCtatgctttctccaaacttcccagtgattgttctgctcagcctacaacgttgagtatcgattcggtgacgcgaagagatcacaaccaaagttcttatccgtaaggcaagaagtcctttctcagAAGGCAGGAAAAGAGCTTTGTGactaggttggtgctctccttgtccacaacgcttgatcaagaagtcaggtcaagggacgccccAACAACTGCACCCCACGAtgctggcacgctcgcgcattcaaaagagacagtttgtaccgCACTGATTTTCATGTCAAACAGTTtcgtttttacattttcttccatTGGTGTCAGGGATACAATTGGATGAATCAGTGATATTTAAGATATGTGTTTCACGTTCCATGCAATTCTTAAACCAATGCATACACGTGTATATCAATGTTTGTATCTTTTGGAGTAATTTATACTAATTAAAGACAAAGAACCCATCAATTAATTTTATATTTGTGTAAGACAATGAGACCATCTGTAGGCAATTATTAATCAAAGACTATAACAATATTTTGCGGAGTCACTTTGGCAACAGATTGCATTTATTTTTGATATGGGTGGATTCATGGTTCTTTGTTGGATAGGCTGCATCATGGTTTATTAATTGGCCGAAGTGCACAATTGCATGAGCTTTGGCGTATTGCTTTAGTTGGGGTGCTTTGGTGTCTCTGGAGGTTTATGAACAAAGTGAAATATGATGGTGATTGTGTTAATGTGGCTGGTGCTTTTCAATTGGTTAGTGGGCAGATCATTTCCTCTAGCATGCTTGCTTCAGGTACCATGTTTAACAATGTCCAAGAGCTTTGTATTTTAATGAGGCTTCGGGTCCCTTGTCGGCCTAGACGTTCTCCCCGTATAATTGAAGTTAATTGGTTTCTTCCTATTATAGGATGGGTTAAAATTAATACGGATGGTGCTTGGAGGACTGCCTCAAATTAAGTGTGGTATGGTGGACTTTTTCGTGATTTTCGTGgtcatgtaattggagctttttGCTGCAATCTGGATATTCGTAGCTCCATTGCTGCTGAAGTCATGATAGTAATCAAAGCCATTGAGTTGGCTTGCGTTCAGGATTGGAAACATGTATAGTTAAAGGTTGATTCTACTCTAGTTTTTACCTTCCTCAAATCTCCCCATCTAGTGCCTTGACAACTTCGTGTTTCTTGTTTAAATTGTTTACACCGCATCTCTCAAATGCAATTCCGCTATTCTCACATTTATCGCGAGGGGAACCAAGTAGCGGATGCTCTTGCTGATCACAGCCTCTCTTTAGATGGTTTGATTTGGTGGGATGTAGCTCCTGATTTCGTTCTTTCGAAGTGTAGGGTTTGcccaatttttgttttcattagtttgttgatcatgtattacttgtttattttgttttgtgggGCTCGACTTCTATCATCCCAAACTTGGTGAAGAGTTAAAAAGTGTATACGGAAATATACATGGTTATTATGCTCATATTATTGCCAAGTTATTtggcagagatgatctactcatattattgccaagTAAAAAGTGTATACGGATCCAGTAAAGTATACTtggcagagatgatctactcatattattgccaagTTATTATGCATCTTTTcacaaaatgataaaaaaataattcatggttaaatttttgGGGATGAACCATTTGATGCGAGAAAGGTAAAACTAAATAGAAGTGCTAGAGAGGTACGTTGGCAGAGTCCTCCAGATGGGTGTGTTAAGATAAACATAGATGGGGCATTTGTGATTGCATCTGGAGCAGGTGCAATTGGCCTAATTTTGAGAGATAGCTCAGGCCACTTTCTTGTGGGTAAAGGCCAGCCggtgcttggcttggtttctgcGGAGCACACT
Coding sequences:
- the LOC112174734 gene encoding probable WRKY transcription factor 40 isoform X3, with the translated sequence MDSSTWVNTSLGLNLVANDSLQAMDEGQPPVPTITAGAGGSVLMAQELNRISLENKKLTEMLTVLCENYNSLEAHVKELMTTKQLASENESMILGNNCLIKKRKSPVDDHQDYCNNVNMIGFTTNTSTGETSSSDEEAYKRPKEMSNVNLKISRVYVRTDVSDTRLIVKDGYQWRKYGQKVTRDNPSPRAYYKCSFAPTCPVKKKVQKSAENPCLLVATYEGEHNHILPAEPQVITIDHGDHQGQGRNLITTALPLRHDHSSISLAPKRSSSPSSSPTTVSMSMSSSSVLDSSTEPGSSFGYKPNQGRQASDDIYEEKATTFQQLLVQQMASSLTKDPNFTTALAAAISAGRFNILDQPHPHPPIPKW
- the LOC112174734 gene encoding probable WRKY transcription factor 40 isoform X2, which produces MDSSTWVNTSLGLNLVANDSLQAMDEGQPPVPTITKKVGEFEGEYDIFESNLRSVKQEAGAGGSVLMAQELNRISLENKKLTEMLTVLCENYNSLEAHVKELMTTKQLASENESMILGNNCLIKKRKSPVDDHQDYCNNVNMIGFTTNTSTGETSSSDEEAYKRPKEMSNVNLKISRVYVRTDVSDTRLIVKDGYQWRKYGQKVTRDNPSPRAYYKCSFAPTCPVKKKVQKSAENPCLLVATYEGEHNHILPAEPQVITIDHGDHQGQGRNLITTALPLRHDHSSISLAPKRSSSPSSSPTTVSMSMSSSSVLDSSTEPGSSFGYKPNQGRQASDDIYEEKATTFQQLLVQQMASSLTKDPNFTTALAAAISAGRFNILDQPHPHPPIPKW
- the LOC112174734 gene encoding probable WRKY transcription factor 40 isoform X1 — encoded protein: MDSSTWVNTSLGLNLVANDSLQAMDEGQPPVPTITKKVGEFEGEYDIFESNLRSVKQEQAGAGGSVLMAQELNRISLENKKLTEMLTVLCENYNSLEAHVKELMTTKQLASENESMILGNNCLIKKRKSPVDDHQDYCNNVNMIGFTTNTSTGETSSSDEEAYKRPKEMSNVNLKISRVYVRTDVSDTRLIVKDGYQWRKYGQKVTRDNPSPRAYYKCSFAPTCPVKKKVQKSAENPCLLVATYEGEHNHILPAEPQVITIDHGDHQGQGRNLITTALPLRHDHSSISLAPKRSSSPSSSPTTVSMSMSSSSVLDSSTEPGSSFGYKPNQGRQASDDIYEEKATTFQQLLVQQMASSLTKDPNFTTALAAAISAGRFNILDQPHPHPPIPKW